DNA from Coffea arabica cultivar ET-39 chromosome 10c, Coffea Arabica ET-39 HiFi, whole genome shotgun sequence:
GAGAAGTCTTTCTCGCTGATGTTGAAGGTTCCTCGCATTATTGATTTTGACAATAAACGTGCGCATTTTAGATCTAAGATCAAACACCACCATGATCATCATCACAGTCCTTTAAGAATTTCTGTTAGAAGAGCTTACATTCTGGAAGATTCATACAATCAGCTTCGCATGAGGACAGCACAAGAATTGAAAGGAAGGTTGACCGTTCACTTCCAAGGGGAGGAAGGAATTGATGCTGGTGGTCTAACAAGGGAATGGTATCAATTGTTGTCAAGGGTAATTTTTGATAAAGGAGCGCTGCTATTTACCACTGTTGGCAATGAATCAACTTTCCAGCCTAATCCAAACTCAGTTTACCAGACGGAACACCTTTCATACTTCAAATTTGTCGGGCGTGTTGTGAGTATTAGTCCATTTTGTCTGTTGGATTGACATGTTGTGTGCATGCCTAATCATCTTGTGTATTATAGGTTGGGAAGGCTCTTTTTGATGGACAACTTCTTGATGTTCATTTTACCCGGTCGTTTTACAAGCATATCCTTGGGGTCAAAGTAACATATCATGACATTGAAGCTATTGACCCTGATTACTTTAAGAATCTGAAATGGTTGCTGGAGGTATGGCATTCTTAAAGCCTCTCTCTGCATTTTGTATTTGCTTGCACACAACTGTTTTGGTTGAAAAAACTAATCTTTACAATCTTTCTGCAGAATGATATCAGTGATATTATTGATCTCACATTCAGTATTGATGCTGATGAAGAAAAACTGATCCTATATGAACGGACAGAAGTATGAATATTTGTAGTTGTTTCGAATTAATTTACTTTTTGGTggttttccaaatttaatttttatttcattttatttacaGGTTACTGACTATGAACTGATTCCCGGTGGTCGAAACATCCGAGTTACCGAGGAAAATAAACACCAGTATGTAGATCTCGTTGCAGAGCATCGGTTAAATACTGCCATTCGTCCACAGATAAATGCATTCTTGGAGGGATTCAATGAATTAATACCTCGGGACCTGATATCTATATTCCATGACAAGGAATTGGAATTGCTGATAAGTGGGCTTCCAGATATTGACTGTAAGTTACTAGTATACTCTGCTTTATGTTCTTCCATCTATCTTATGCTCTCCTGCACCAATTCGGGGGGCCCAAAAAACAACTGCATGCTGGCAAAAGTGAAAAAGCTAAAGGACAAAACCTGAGCCTTTTAAAAGGGAACAGGAAAAATAAGGGATAAGATGAGACCCCAGGTAAAATGAAGTAAAAACAAATCAAAGTACATTGATGAAAGATGCAGCAGTTATTTGATTGTTTCCTCTCAGTCCCTCAACCCTGGGGGAGCTCTCTGTCGCTCTTTCTCACTTTTAAGCTAATTCTTTCAGTGGATGACTTGAGAGCAAATACGGAGTATTCGGGTTATAGTGCAGCATCTCCTGTCATTCAATGGTTTTGGGAGGTGGTTCAAGGTTTTAGCAAGGAAGACAAGGCTCGGTTATTACAATTTGTAACAGGAACCTCTAAGGTACTTTCCCATCATTTCATGTTGATTCATGCATACTTGTGTGCTTTCCCATCTTTTCTTTGTGCTGTTCACTGCTGCTTTGCAAATGTGGTACAGAACTCACTGTAAGTAATATCACACTATTTACTAATTGATGGATTCTGTAGCAAATCTTACTGTGCCTGTGTTTAATAGCCCCAACTCATTCCATGTCATGATCATCTTCACTACTTAAtaataaatcaagaaaaaagtATCTTAGTAGACAATTGGCCCTATGGTTAGGCGGTTCTCAGCACCAGTATGCCAAGATCTAGTTTGTGATATAAGGTCATATAGCATCTTCAATAAATTGATTCTATATATATGAAGTGCTTTGTGCTGAATGTGGTTTGCTGTTCAAAAGTGTAGATTGAATGTGTAATGCTTCCAGGGCATCATTATCTTCTTCCCTCTCTCAGTTAAGGCATTGGTTGTAATTAGCTAGTGTACATTTTGACGAACTGATTGCATCAAGCACGCTTTAGATTGAATCTATACTTGGCTAGCACTGGTGAATGTAGATTTATGTCTAGTTTCATTGAAAGCCCTGGTTCAGATGAGTGATTAGGAATCTGGAAAAATAGGTGACAAGCAAGATGATGGTGTTGTTAAGTGTTGTCTtgattatttttcttcttttaattccTATGTATAAATAGACAGCATGACATTAAATGTACGTCTTTAACAAGCAAAAGGTTGTCCATTTGCTCTAGAAAGTAAAGAGAGTGTATTGAACGTCAGTCAACATCAACAGTTTCACGTATGCAGAGACAATTATTgaacaaattaaaaattaagaataacaAGAAGCCTTGCTTGACGCCTGTAATCTGCCGCAAGACAACTGACTAATCATCTATTGTTTTTGATGTTACGAAGTGTTAACATTTCACGCAAATTTTAAACAGTTTGACCCATAATATCCGTCTTTACAGGTTCCTTTAGAAGGATTCAGTGCACTACAAGGAATTTCGGGTTCccagaaatttcagattcaTAAAGCATATGGCAGTCCTGATCACTTGCCCTCAGCGCACACATGGTAATAACCTACTACTATCTGGCAATCATGGTTATCAATtgcagggaaaaaaaaacaaaaaatctttAACATGGATAATCTAGTTTGCTAGGTCTCATCTCCAGTCAAATTTTTATGTGTAGTTTTTTAAGTTTGTTGTTTTTGGTTTATGCAGTTTCAATCAATTGGATCTACCTGAATATCCTTCCAAACAGCATTTGGAAGAGAGACTGCTACTTGCAATTCATGAAGCTAATGAAGGATTTGGGTTTGGTTAAGAGcaatttgataaaaggaaaTGATGTAGATATGTCAATGTTGAAGAAATTTATTATGAAAGGAAATTGTTTAGGGCGGCCAGTTGAAGGCCCAAGTTATCCTTGTTGATATTATTGTACAGTACAGTTATGTCAAATGCTTATGGCAATTTAAATTTTGTCAATTTGCTCTTTGTTCTATTTAATCTGAGCGAATGTATGAGTTGCGTATACTGCTGGTTCTATGAGGCTATGGTTATCCTTTCTCATGATTTTACGTGTCCAAAATGTATCATCAGCAAACGAAACCGGTAACTGAGAGAAGCTGACGAGACTGAAAGAATTGCCAGGGTCTTTGTAAGAAAGTGCTCGCCCTGATTTTTCTATATACTGAACCGTACTGATTTCAAATGGATTGGAGAGATCAAACGCGGTAGGTAAGTTCAATTTTTAAGGACTGACAGCCACCCAAAGATAATAAATAGCGCCAGTTTACAGAGGCATATGATCTGTCTCGAGGCAGAGATTTCTGAACTAGATTCAGTTAACAGAGTAGTGCTTCTACCAATTGATCAGGATTCCGTGAACCCATCACTAATCAATCAGAAGTCGATTTGCAATAAAGGTAGTAAATACTAAGTGGGCTTCCCATGTCTAATCGCAAGTGTTGTTATGCTACTAGCAATCATGTTTGTAATCTTTTGCCTGGTATGTAAAGCAGAAACCATATAATGAGATGTATGGGTAAGATACACCAGAAAGCAGGCTGTACTTTATGCCATTGAGGCGCTGGCATTGCTATATACAGCCTCCAATATCTTTATAGGATTAGCCATATTATGTACAGTAACTCTAATAAACAGACAGCTCAGTGTATTTGTGCAGATACCTGAGCATACGTCCAGATGAGAGGAAAAGGAATTACACATGAGCCGGAATACAAtgcaaagccaaaaaaaaaaatttgttgggGTTAATTTATAATTTGTCTTTATCTCAACCAAACTCTTGTACTGCTTTCCCTCTCCTTGACCATTGGCACTGGTTCTCTGTTGATTCGACTAGATAAGGACCTCTGAATACCAGGGAATGGTTTTGTAGTTCTTGTTACTCTTGCAAATGCTTTTGTCGGGTCAATATGCCTCCCTTTATTTGATTCAGTTGCCAGTGACCGCTTCTTTTCAGTTGAAGGGTTTGATAAGCAGATGTTCTCAATCCCTTTATTCTGGAACTCCCTTTTCATTCGCAATTGGCCCAGTGACTCATTTCCTTTAAGAAGAATAGAACCCTGTCCTGTGGGGCGTTTCCGAGGCTGTAACATTTGGGTGCCTGGACCTGTATTGACTTCATTTTCTGTTATTGATGAAGAGTCTTTTCTTTCATCTGTACTGGCTCTTGACTGCTCAGATGCACACAGTTCTGGTGAACTTTCCAAATGTCTGTCACGTTGGCTTACCTTTTCCTGAAGCTCTTGAATCTGAAACAAGACATTAGACAGGATTTGAGTGAGACCTCAGGTTGGTGATATATATCCATGGTGTTTCTCTGACCCAAGTAAAACCAAATAGATaaagaaaccaagagaaaaatgagggaaagagggggggggggggtgtttgGGTGGGAAAGAAATAAAAGACCTTTGGACGAAGCATTGGAGATACCGTAGTACCTCCTCCTTGCCTTTCCAACTTGTGCTCAAGTTCCTTAACCTGTATTAGCAACAGCGATATGCTAAGTAGTGCATTCCCTCAAACACTTACAGGTGATAAAACACAGGTCATCGCTTTGACACAGGGAAAACTTCATGTCGATTAGTATAAGGTAAGAAGTAAGAACCAATTCTCTCCCTCTGTGTTCAAGTGTGCATGGACTATGACCTGTAGTAGCTTCACAAAGCAAAGATGTAAAGTGAAGGATCTTTTTCCTGAGCTGAGGAGTGTGTTGTTGGGGGGAGAGGGGTGTAACCATGCCACTTAGGAAGCAAAACGATAACTTTTGTTACCAATAATAAAAACTAAAGGAAAACTTTCCACCACATCTCAGGAATACCAGACTGTTTGGCTTCAAAGTTCAGAGAGAAGTGGAATTCAGTAGGATCAACTGAAAATGAGAGTCAATTATTAGAAGGGAAAATCTTTAATACCTTTTTCTGGAGGATCACTGAATGAACTTCAAACTCGTTAGTTCTTTCTTTCAATGTCCTTTCAAGCTGCTTGACCTGTCATACATAAGAAGAGCAACAAATATTGTACACGACAATTTaagatatatattttttttggcaaaaagaAAATATGATTCAGGCTATAAGCAAATTACATTTATGACATGCATACTTGAAATAGTACAAGAGGCAGGTACATATAACAAAGTCCTTGCTTCAAAAGTGCACTAATTTTAACTTCATTAAGAGAAGCTAAATCACTTTGACTGATGTTCTATTTAGAGCAAAATCTTGTGAATAAGTTCAGATTGAATCAAAGGTTGGTGTATTCACGACCCAGAAAGGTCACTTGCCAATTGATAAAAAACTGATCCATGCAGCTAAAAGCATATCAGAAAGCCAACATAACTAGTCCAAGATGTGCACAAACCTTGTGCTGAAGAGCATTGCTCTCAACATGCTCACATTCTATCAGCTTTTTCTCGAGCTGATTTACCTAATTCATTGAATagaaatccaaaataagattTGGTAGCCAGACAATGGAAAGAAGCAATAACATTGGAAATTTTGATACCTTTTGCTGAAGATTCGCTCTAATGTCTTCTCCAACTCTCACTTTCATTGAGAGTTCTGTCAGCTGTCTGTCCATCTGACTGCATGAGTCTGCCTTCATCGCAAGTTGGCTTTCTAGTTCATTAACCTTTTCTTGTTGGTTTCTGCAGAACTGATCCTTGTTTTTTGCTTGAGATTCCAAGGCATGAAAGTTCTCTTCTAACTTCCGCAAGGCATCATCTTTTGTTCTGGATTCTTGCTTTAATTTATCAAGCTTTAAAAGATCAAGCAGAAAAGACAATGACAAAAACTTTGTTACAAGCAAAATAAACTTTCTGTTCATGCAGATGGGTTACTAATATATACCAAAGAGTCCACAGTATGCATGTAAATATATCTGTGTTTATGTAACTAAAGGCGTGAATAGGGGAATAAATAAATGGAGTTAaagaattttctaaaaaattgtgTAAAAAACAATAAAGCTTACCAGTAGCTTAAGTTTTTGAATCTCCCCAAAGTCAATCTGTTTCTTTGCAGGACCCAACTCAACACCTCTAACACGAGTTGCAAAATTTAATGAACTCAAAGTTTCACCCAAGTCTTGCTCCAAGGGGCTGATTTGCACAAACATCAGAATTTTTGCTTCACCGCCTAAAAGATAGTGAAGTTAAATAGCTTTTACAAATAACATGGCCTGACCTAATTAGCTGTCTAGTTTCATCAATCTCAAAATATAGATCTGATAAATTAGTAACATCAAGAAACTACTGCAGCATATTTAATGCAGCTTATTTGAGTGGCAATTTGCATCCCATTTTTGTTAAAGATTTGAGGAATTTCCAGTGAATATCTGAAGTACAACCAGCCAAGAAGGATGAGCAAAAATCTTTGTTTTTGCAATGGAATCAATTTTACCAACTGAAATTCAATACTTAACCAGACATATGTGCTTACCAAGGGAATCCTGCAGCAAGTGTGTAAGCTTTGAATTTCTGAAAATAACCCAAACGAACTAATTAGGATTAGTGGTAGCTAGCAATGACAATTTAATGAAGAAGAATAAAAGAATACCGGTATGGGATGTGGCTGCTCTTAGATGCCAAAGCAGATATGACATCTCCCAGTGCTGAAAGAGAACGGTTGATATTTTGAGCTTCCTTGCGGCGCTCTCCTTGAACATCAGTTTTTGCCAATCTCTCACTGCCTGCCAAGTCCACAAGCCATAGCTTGCTCTTGGTACATTCACCATTCATTGAATTTCTAGCTCTCACAGTTATGCAGATCATGCTGGAAAGGTGAAAAATGTAAGTGACAAATAGAAGATCAAGGTTTCAATGTGCTGGGTCAGaataaataacaaagaaaaCCCAAAGGACTAATTCATATACAATCCAAGAAAAGCCACTGACTTTCTATAATATCTGAATCACATCCACTAAGAGAAACTCAAGAGGTGTTAATGCAGTCAATGAAGTTCAGTCTCACCAATGAGAACGACTACTGTGCTCATTCACATTGTTTGATCCTACAGCCCTTGCATTACTTCCAGCTTGCAGAACATTCCAAACTTCTCTTATATTTTCTACTTCAGCATTCACTATTCCAGGTACGTGATTAATTCCTCCGATATCTTGTCTTATCTCCAACCTGGAAATTCAAACTCAAAATATGACCAATGTgtgaaaatcaaaagaagaaacaacaaTACGATGATTACTGTCATCTTTGAAGGAAACTAGTATGGGAGTATGTGTGTTGCACATGTAATGTGTTCCTCTTTGCGATAATTAGGTCTACACACAATTTTCCCACGATTAatgagaaaagagagggaaaaaattaataatttaatgtaTTCTTAAGCATATTTAGAAGATTGGTAAATGTTTCAAGTTATTCATGATTATTTGGCTATAACAGATAAAAGCTACATGAATAGTCATACTGATATTCAACAATTTACATCTGTCAAAATTTAACCCACATTCCATTTCACTGCAATCACACAACATATTATCAAATtgaatttaagaaaaaatgtaGTAAGAGAAACTaaatgtgataaaaaaaaaatgtaagacaAATACTTAGCATGACACTAACTTATGCGATACGAAAGTATCAAAACCCGAGCTACTGAAATTACAAATGTTTCCAAATATCTTCAAGATCTACCAACTTATTGATATTCTTTAAAACAACAATTATGACTTATGTGGTCtgctatttttaaaactttaactAATATGGTCCCTTAGTATCTTGTTGAACCAATTTGGTCTCTTTAATGTTAAAATTTTGGCCCAGGTTGTGCTTGCAATGGAAAATGGTGAATTGCTAATGAAGTTTAGAGATTATTCAAAATCTTTCGTGCCATTGGCCTGGAAATAGTATTAGAGATTTTGGAAAATAGTAATTAATTTGTACAACAGCTAAAACTCACGCAAAACCTTTCCAatgagaaaaatatatttatttaccttaaagaaaatctaaaacaaaatgCTATAAAGAGTttaactttttcccttttttttagcTAAAATATCATTAATACCAAAATCTATATTTATATTCAAAAATTATGTTCAGCAAGGCACAAAAAGATTATTTTCTTCAGCTTAAAGAGTTTGGCTGAGTTTAGAAGTTTAATAGATTATTTagaattttttgaatgtttaatGAAACCAATGGCATGAAACCATTAGATGAGTTTCAGCATGAAACAACTAATAAGCTAAAATAAATAATTGTCGTTAAGGAATAAATATTGTAAAATAGAAGGAAATTTTTTACATATGGAAGAATGACTTATAAAATAATCAAACTTGAACTGAAATCATTGCTTTCTTAATCTCTCTTGTGAAACAAATCTCTCAACTTCTGAAGAATATGACATTTTCTGAAACTAATAGGCATTCTTTTACAGAATATGCCCAGTGGGAAAATTTGGATGAAACCCGTCTGATGAAACAAACACACAAGGTTTGAGACATGTGAACCACTGGGGTTTGCCCAGTGGCCAGGGGAAGGCTCTTAGAGTTCTTCTCGCTGCCAGTTTTAGggggtttagggtttgaatcCTAGGTAAAAGCTTTCAGACATGTGATTCTTATTTTTGAAAGTTCACATCATATAATTGCATTACAAGATCTACATAAATATAAGCTGCAAGTGCTTTTAACTATAAAAACCTCTAAACCAAGGCTAAATTGATGGAATCATTTGGGCAATAAGTAGCAAACAGTTATAACATAGAAATGAACTCATAAACAAATTTTTGTCATTGTAGTAATGGAACCATATGTCACTCTTTTAGGTTTGTCAACGAGAAATGTCAAGGAGCCTAAAAGAAGATTTGGAGATATATTTCAATGTCAAACCATAAATTAGATGACAACACATATATTATATGCAAATATGATTCTAAAATAAATTGACATCCCAATGTCAGAATTGATAAATAGTCCCCCATAAAATGGGCACTCCATTTTCCATGGCAAAACCAAGTCATTCATTTCActattatgatttttttttaaattctagCACTAATAAAAATGCACAATTGAACAAATTAGTTTATTATCTAACTTGTGCCcacattgttatttctttttgGAGCCGATATTGTCATGTTGAAAGAATAGTTTCATTGAACAAAAGATTGTTGTACATAATATATTGGAACGGAGCGAGTATTGTCAAGAGGATTTACTTACATACTATGACGAATTACACATGGTTAATGACTCTGTCAAAAGAATAGATTTTATGTGCCAATTAGGGCATTTTGTCCTTAAAGCAAAACTCAATTCAAGTAAATTGCAATCTTTTATTTCAATTAGTcttattcaaattttaattcGTTTTACATTGTATTTTATATGAACCACATGTCTAGAATATAATGCCTTCTTCAACTGATATATATCTACAACGAAACACACACACAGACATACATATGCATAcacataatttaaaaatttttgggtcatcACACATTTTATTTCATATGTATGATCTAACTattcaaaataattaattcttTAGTGACCTTTCAGTGTATTACAAAGTCCTAATATTCGTTTCTAATACCTAAGTTAACTAATCAAGACATTAATCAAATAACTATGAAATTCTTGGTTTGACTCTCATGTCTAGCCCTATATGTTTTCACTGTGTATGTATTGGAGTCTTCATTGTATCCAAATTTGATCCTAATGGCCTAAACTAATTGAGACCATCGCAAACTCAATCCAAGAAAATTAACCAAGCTATTATAGTATACATTTATTTTACTTACTTCTTTGATGCTGGTGAGTTGACTAACAAGTCCCTAATTTGCTCATTGTAAACTTCCAGTACATTGACAGATACGTTGTATGTGAAAGCATCTTTCCTTTCCTCAATCATTCTGAAAAGAAGCTCCAAAGTCCTATAGTTTACTCCTCTGTTGTTCTCAATTCCTTCCATGGTAAATGTTTTTCCAGTTCCTGTCTGTCCGTAAGCAAATATACACACATTATAGCCATCTAAAACCGAGATCACCAATGGTGAAGCATCCGCAAATACATCATCTGTTACAGAACCAAATAAGCACCTCAAGTGAGTAGGGAACTTGGTAAAATAGAAGTCGAATATGAACAAAATCAATAATAGAAGTATTTTTTTTGTGAGGGTTGTTGGCCAAGCGAGCCAACCCTACAGGGCTCCACAAATTATGTTAGCCATATGTCTTGATAAGCATACAGCTATCACCATCGCGGGTAAGAATGGCATATTTAGCCAACCTACCCTTTTTTCTAATAATAGAAGATTTACTAAGCATTATGTCCATCAAAAGATATATGAAAAATCTGCATGAATAATATTTGATTTACTAGATTCAATCAAAGAACGCATAATTTAATAGCATGTAAGTTAAAATATCTACCTTGATTGTCCTTTGGCATGTAGACACGGTCAAATCTATATGTTTTTTTAGTAAAACCACTTGTAACTATCCCCAGATCTCCATCCTTTGCCCCGTCAAAATCTGTGACTGTTGCATATCCCGCTGAAGCTTCCTCTCTACTCAGTGGGCGAGACCGACAAAACACCCTTATATTTCCTGATGTGCAGAGATGATTAGgctcaaaatttttggaaaaaaatcctCATGTCAAAAGAAGAGGTTTCTCAAAAAAGTCCCTAGTATCCAAAGAGATATGCTAGACCTTTTAGAATTAGGGATACCTTTTGTTTGCTGAATTTGGTTGTATAGCTTCTTCCTCTCTGCCTGCTCCTTGCTGCACTTCAGTTTAAGATTCTCACACTGTGCCACTGAAATGCAAACAGTTCATAATAGAACATCTGCAGGCATTATTGCAATAAAATGATTATAACTCACCTAGCCCCTGAACAGCTGAAACCATCTTATTCAAATCAGGAATTAAATTGGCACAATCATGTGTTTCTCGAGATAGTTTGCTCTGTTCGTCCTTCAGGATCTGCAAACAAGTTAACATAGAGGATTGATTGACACCAAAACAATGATGCTACacaaattttatatatttttatcactttaagATAAAATTACCTTGACTTTTGACTCTATCTTATTAATGGCTTCAAACCAGAACTTCTTTTCACGATTGTACTTGGTGGATACATCTTTTAACTTCTCTGCTTGTAGCACCATGGATTGATCTTTACAAACATCATGATTTGGGAAGGCATGTTACAGAAGAAGCATTAGACATGATGTCTCCTAAGAAGTCAAGCTTCTTATGCCTCACCAAGAAAAGTAATAGAAAAGGATCCAGCCTTTTTATATCTGAAAGAAAGAGCTATGCCAAAAAGAGGTACCTAGGCAATTATTTTGGAAAGATTTGTTATCAAGCTCCATGGTCACCTCTTCAAGCTTCTTGCTCATGTCTGTTAGTGACATCCAGGCCTGGTAGCATTCATCTGTCTTTCGCTCACATTGTGCTTGCAACTCTTCCATTTTCCTCTGATATCTAGCATCGTTTCTTGCTCTGACATCTTTATTCTGCAAATTACCAAGTATATGTCTTAGATGAGACTTGTaaccaagaaaaacaaaagtctTATATAAGACTTAAAGAGTAAGCTAACTAGCTGTTGGCCTTTCAACTACATTTCCAGAGCAAAGTAAAATCTACCTCAAAGGAAAGGTTCTCAGTTTCAGGGCACCTTTGTTTCACCAGAGATACTGGAATCAAGCCATAGAAAAATGTTAAGTATGAGATTTGagcatttaatcaaaataactGAGTGTAGTTCAGGAGATCCAGCATACCAGGCAAATTAGGTGCTTCCCTAATACATATGCCACTTACAATTGGACTTCCATTTAATCCTTGAAACCTTATCATTATCACGTCATTGGGCCCCAGAGAGATTCTGACATCTTCCAGTTGCAAAGGTTTATTGGCTCCAATTAGGGAATATATGTCAAGTTCTGATAAAATCTACCAATTATGACACACAAAAGAATACaataagagaaagaaagagctTTCTTTGGAATGAATTTATGAGTGGGGATTGACAAGTGATTGACAGTTTTCCCATACGATGGAATACAATAAGAGGCAAATAGAACACTTTGAAAATTGTATCTATCAATGGGACTTAAAAGGTGATGAAATCTTAGACAATGTTGCGAGAAGAAAGCTGCTCACCTTATCTTCCTGTATGAACACATCAAAGACCCTCATCCCCTTGGGACCATTTGTGTTTATGATTTCGGCAAAATGAAGATCAACGAAATAGTCTCCAGCTGGGAGGTTTTCAAATTGATAGCTGAAGTTTCCTATCCTTGCTGATTGGTACAAAGCCCCAAAATTGCTGTCATCAATTACACTTTCATTGGTTTTAAGAACGTTCCCTCCATCAAAACCATGATCAGACATGATAAACTTGCCATGTTCTCCCTCTTCTTTGATAGTCCCACCTCCAGCATTTACAAACTTCACTACATTTTCTGTCCCAAAGAGGATAACAGTAATATGAAAACATCAACACTGTTCACAGAGTTCAGCACCCACACATGATATCCACCCCTAGAATATGGAATAACACCTAGAATTCACGTTTCAGCAAAACAATG
Protein-coding regions in this window:
- the LOC140016059 gene encoding kinesin-like protein KIN-14R isoform X2; amino-acid sequence: MSDHGFDGGNVLKTNESVIDDSNFGALYQSARIGNFSYQFENLPAGDYFVDLHFAEIINTNGPKGMRVFDVFIQEDKILSELDIYSLIGANKPLQLEDVRISLGPNDVIMIRFQGLNGSPIVSGICIREAPNLPVSLVKQRCPETENLSFENKDVRARNDARYQRKMEELQAQCERKTDECYQAWMSLTDMSKKLEEVTMELDNKSFQNNCLDQSMVLQAEKLKDVSTKYNREKKFWFEAINKIESKVKILKDEQSKLSRETHDCANLIPDLNKMVSAVQGLVAQCENLKLKCSKEQAERKKLYNQIQQTKGNIRVFCRSRPLSREEASAGYATVTDFDGAKDGDLGIVTSGFTKKTYRFDRVYMPKDNQDDVFADASPLVISVLDGYNVCIFAYGQTGTGKTFTMEGIENNRGVNYRTLELLFRMIEERKDAFTYNVSVNVLEVYNEQIRDLLVNSPASKKLEIRQDIGGINHVPGIVNAEVENIREVWNVLQAGSNARAVGSNNVNEHSSRSHCMICITVRARNSMNGECTKSKLWLVDLAGSERLAKTDVQGERRKEAQNINRSLSALGDVISALASKSSHIPYRNSKLTHLLQDSLGGEAKILMFVQISPLEQDLGETLSSLNFATRVRGVELGPAKKQIDFGEIQKLKLLLDKLKQESRTKDDALRKLEENFHALESQAKNKDQFCRNQQEKVNELESQLAMKADSCSQMDRQLTELSMKVRVGEDIRANLQQKVNQLEKKLIECEHVESNALQHKVKQLERTLKERTNEFEVHSVILQKKVKELEHKLERQGGGTTVSPMLRPKIQELQEKVSQRDRHLESSPELCASEQSRASTDERKDSSSITENEVNTGPGTQMLQPRKRPTGQGSILLKGNESLGQLRMKREFQNKGIENICLSNPSTEKKRSLATESNKGRHIDPTKAFARVTRTTKPFPGIQRSLSSRINREPVPMVKERESSTRVWLR
- the LOC140016059 gene encoding kinesin-like protein KIN-14R isoform X1, with product MMAGFETQPNRAFLDWLQASSNSTKKIKSPPLLNQEEQPFFENAEAVDSIICVPGSRLVSRNAISKENVVKFVNAGGGTIKEEGEHGKFIMSDHGFDGGNVLKTNESVIDDSNFGALYQSARIGNFSYQFENLPAGDYFVDLHFAEIINTNGPKGMRVFDVFIQEDKILSELDIYSLIGANKPLQLEDVRISLGPNDVIMIRFQGLNGSPIVSGICIREAPNLPVSLVKQRCPETENLSFENKDVRARNDARYQRKMEELQAQCERKTDECYQAWMSLTDMSKKLEEVTMELDNKSFQNNCLDQSMVLQAEKLKDVSTKYNREKKFWFEAINKIESKVKILKDEQSKLSRETHDCANLIPDLNKMVSAVQGLVAQCENLKLKCSKEQAERKKLYNQIQQTKGNIRVFCRSRPLSREEASAGYATVTDFDGAKDGDLGIVTSGFTKKTYRFDRVYMPKDNQDDVFADASPLVISVLDGYNVCIFAYGQTGTGKTFTMEGIENNRGVNYRTLELLFRMIEERKDAFTYNVSVNVLEVYNEQIRDLLVNSPASKKLEIRQDIGGINHVPGIVNAEVENIREVWNVLQAGSNARAVGSNNVNEHSSRSHCMICITVRARNSMNGECTKSKLWLVDLAGSERLAKTDVQGERRKEAQNINRSLSALGDVISALASKSSHIPYRNSKLTHLLQDSLGGEAKILMFVQISPLEQDLGETLSSLNFATRVRGVELGPAKKQIDFGEIQKLKLLLDKLKQESRTKDDALRKLEENFHALESQAKNKDQFCRNQQEKVNELESQLAMKADSCSQMDRQLTELSMKVRVGEDIRANLQQKVNQLEKKLIECEHVESNALQHKVKQLERTLKERTNEFEVHSVILQKKVKELEHKLERQGGGTTVSPMLRPKIQELQEKVSQRDRHLESSPELCASEQSRASTDERKDSSSITENEVNTGPGTQMLQPRKRPTGQGSILLKGNESLGQLRMKREFQNKGIENICLSNPSTEKKRSLATESNKGRHIDPTKAFARVTRTTKPFPGIQRSLSSRINREPVPMVKERESSTRVWLR